The Topomyia yanbarensis strain Yona2022 chromosome 3, ASM3024719v1, whole genome shotgun sequence nucleotide sequence GTCGTCTGGGGAGTCGGACAGTGGAGCTAAGGGACGGGAGTTGAGAACGGATTCGATTTGGGCTACGACGGTTAGCAGTTGGTCCATGTTGAACGCCTTGCAGCCCATGATGCGGCGAAAGTGGTACTTGAAGGACTTGATACCAGCCTCCCATAGCCCACCGAAGTGGGGCGACCGAGCAGGTATGAAGCGAAACGTGATTCCGCTAGTTGTGCAATATTCGTCCCATTGCTTGCTCCGAAACTGTTCGCGAAAGGCTTGACGCGCAGCCTTCAACTCGCGATCTGCCCCGACGAAAGCAGTCGCATTGTCGCAGTGTAATTCGAACACTTGGCCGCGGCGTGCCACGAAGCGTTTCACGGCGTTAACACACGCGACCGACGTTAGGTCTGCGACAACCTCGAGATGTACGGCCTTCACCACTAGACACACGAAAAGCGCGACGTATATCTTCACCGATGCTCCCCTTCCAACCAACGGACGAACGAGAAACGGCCCACAGTAATCCATCCCAGAGTATGCGAATGCTCGAGCAGGTGTAACACGTACTGATGGAAGTGGTGCCATTTGCTGGTTGCTACATCGAGGATTGCACCGGTAACAAGTGATACAATTGCGTACCACCCTGCGAGCGAGATGACGACCCCGGAGCGGCCAGAACCGTTGGCGAATAGTAGCGAGTAGCAGCGTAGGACCAGCATGCAGTGTCTGAACGTGGAGTGATCGAGCAATCAACCAGGTAAGCTTGTGGTCCGCTGGGAGTATCATCGGAAAACGAGTGTCAAAGGGTGCGTTTTTGTATCTCAATCGACCGTCCAATCTAAGCAAACCGAAATCGTCCATCAAACAGTTCAAGTTCCTAAGGAGTGATTTGGAGCCAAGTTCCTTCGAGTTCACTACACATCGTTGGTTGTTTTGATACAATCGCACTTCAGCTGGGAATGCGGTAGCCTGTGCTAGGCGAACGAGTATCTTCAGAGCGAACTGGCAGTTGCTAGAAGCCAAAGCTTCAGTGATCCTCTCACTGATCGGTAATTTGCAGTTGTTGTAGAAACGGTAACAGTAGGCTACTGTCCGAACCAACTTGGCGAGATCCGAAAATCTGTCGCAGAATGTTGAATCAGCGTGGCTGACATGAAGAGCGACGACGGTTCGAGATTCTTCTTGGATAACGTGGTTATCCGGCAGCGAAACCACGCACTGTGGCCATTGCTCAACGGGAGTCGTGACGAAACTCGGCCCATGCCACCACAATTTGTCGTCCAGCAGATCACTTGGAAGTGAGCCCCGAGAAATCCTATCTGCAGGGTTCATTTCGGTTGGAACGTGTCTCCACTGTGATCCTTTTGTCAACCGTTGAACTTCCGCCGCTCGATTTGAAACGAAGACTTTCCACGAACTAGATTGAGACTTTATCCAGTGAAGCACTATCGTTGAATCTGTCCAGAATGTAACTGGACCCTTGAATTCGGTCATTCTTTGTAGGTTGTCCATCAACTGGCTTCCCAAGAGTGCGGCGCTGAGTTCCAATCTTGGAATCGTCTGCCCTCGCAATGGAGCGACACGAGATTTCGATGTGAGCAGTCGGGAGTGGAGCATACCGGTATCATCTGGCGAGATTACGTAGACACAACATCCATAGCCTCGTTTAGATGCGTCACAAAAACAGTGCAGAGAGTATTGACGACTGGCATTGACAAGCACTCTTCGAGGGATTTCTACAGATTGGAGATGATGAATATCCGTGCGATATTTCTTCCACCACAAACTTTGCTCCTCCGACAATTCATTATCCCACGGCAAGTTCTCCGCCCATAGTTGTTGCACGAACATTTTAGCGTTCATTATCACCGGGCCAAGTAGACCAAGTGGATCGAATAAACGAGCCATTTCCGATACGACGATTCGTTTTGAGACGACTCCCAGTTCTGGTAATGTGggaaatttgaatttaaaagtaTCCGGCTGGGGAAACCATAACAGTCCAAGTGTCTTTACAGCGGACGACCGATCGATTTCCAATTCTGGGGAAGAGTCCCATAACTCGGGAGGAACGTCTACGAGAATAGAAGGATCGTTGGAAGCCCACTTCCTGAGTACGAAACCAGCGGTTTGCAACATTTCCATCAACTGTTTGCACGAATATCTGGCTATTTGATGATCGTCATGTCCGGAAAGGACATCGTCGACATACGTCCCTTTCTGAATGATCGGAACCGCTAGTGGGAAGCGTTCTCCTTCATCTGTAGCTAGTTGGTTTAGAATTCGCGTAGCATGATACGGTGAACTAGCTAGACCGTAAGTAACGGTTCGCAGCTGGTACGTTCGAATGGGTTCTGATGGATCATTCCGCCATAGAATTTGTTGGTAGCGACGATCCTCGGGGTGGACCAAAATCTGTCTGAACATCTTCTCCACATCGGCAGTAATGGCGAAACGAGGCAGCCGAAAATTGATGACAGTAGAGTACAGGGCTGGCTGTACTGTTGGTCCCGcatagagaacatcgttgagtGAAAGCTGGGTTGAACCACGAGAAGATCCATCGAACACTACTCGAATCTTTGTGGTTGAGCTTTCTGGACGGTGGATGGCATGGTGGGGTAGGAAAAACTGTGGGCTACACGACGCGCGCGACAACACCTCCATATGGCCCAACCTGTCGTATTCTTGCATGAACTGTTTATATTCTTGGCGAAGAGCTTCATCGGCAACAAACTTCTTCTCCATCGACAAAAATCGCCGCAATGCGGGCGTGTACGAGTCTCCCAACATCGAAAGCATCTCCTGCCGCATCGGAAGACGAACCTGATACCGTCCTTCTTGATCACGAGAAACGGTATCGGTGAAATGATCTTCACAGAATTGTTCATCAGAAGTGAAAGCCTTACCGTCATCGAAGTTTTCGATCTCCCAGAAACGCTCGAGCTGAGAATCGAGCGGATCTTCTGCGCAGACATGGCTGCATTGAGTGACTGTTGGTTCCGAGACTGGCTCGGCAACTTTTCCACAGACGATGTATCCTAGCACAGTCTTCTGTAGAATCGGGTAGCCAGCTGCTAACGAAAGTTGCTGATTGTCAAGCaaattgaagaacagctcagcACCAATAATGATGTCAACCCCTTGGCTGACGTTGAACTGCGGATCGGCGAGCGGGAGATTACGTGGAATTCTCCAACGCGAAACGTCAATATGATGGCTAGGCAGCGATACGGTAAGCTTTGGCAGCACTAGGCAATCCAGGTTGTATTTGAATTCCCCGAAACGAGAGGCGAGCGATAACATCACACCGTGGTGCACGGTGAGGGTAGATTGTCCGATCCCACTGACCGGCGAGTTTAACTTGATGCGCTTCAGTCGAAGCTTCTGACAAAGCGCTTCGGTGATGAAACTGGGCTGAGAGCCACTGTCCAGTAGAGCTCTAGCGAACTGATATTTATCGTCTGCATCCTTAACCTTGATAACTGCCGTTGACAACATCACTAGATTATTTCTCACTTGTGTGTTCACTTCTGCACTTTTACAGGAGGGGCCAGGAGGCGGATTGACGATACCGAACGAATTTACCGGCGACGAGGGAGCTATACCGATCGGAAACGAATGCGtgtacgacgacgacgacgacgacggagcGACAAGTGGTGAGGCAACCGAAAACCCAACCGGAGGGGTGTGACCGACCGACGATTCGAGATGCGAATGGAATGCTCCAGATAATGAATTAGTTCCTGCTGCCGAATTTCCAGCCGCCGTGGGCGCCGAAACAGGTTGCAAATGCAGCAGGGAATGATGCTTCTTGGCGCAGCTCTTACAGGAACCACTGGAGCAATCCTTTGCAAGATGAGTGCCCTTGAGGCAATTTATGCAAAGTCCACGTTTCTTCACGAACTCAAAACGCTGCTGTGGTGGCAACGCGCGAAACTGGTCGCACTGGAACAGCAAATGTGCCTGCTTGCAACTGGGACACTTAGGCACATTATCTGAAGCAACGTGGGCGGTAGTGAGACGAGGCTTTGAGGGTTTCGATTCGGTTTGGGTATAGCCAGTTTGGGAGAGCAATAACGTTTGTAGAATTCGGGATCTTTTGTGTACAAACTCAAGCAGTGCCTTATATGTTGGTTTGTCAACTTCAGTAACTTGAGTCTCCCATTCGCGCAGCGATACGGGGTCCAAGCAACTACTCAAGCGCTCGACGAGGAACGAGTTCCAGTGTTCAACTGCATTCTCAAGTTTATCTAACAGCTGAACATGACGGTCAAATTCATCGGCCAATTCCGACAACTTTACAGACGACTCCTTCTTTACTGGAGAAAGTGCTAGAAGCGCGGACATGTGTCTCTTTATCAAGAAGGTTTTGTGCTCAAACCGCTCCTTCAACATGGTCCAAGCAACGGTGTAATTATTAGCCGACAATTCGAGCGACGATATTATTCCAGCCGCTTCACCGGAAAGTGTTGCTCGCAAATAATGCAGTTTCTGCACTGCACTCAATTGCTGATTGTTGTGAATCAAAGACACAAAAAGATCACGAAACGAAACCCAATCATCGAATCTACCCGAAAATTGTTTCAATGAAATTTCAGGCAGCCTAATGTGGGCTATAGGCTGCGTTTGCACCGATGACGTCACGGACGTCGATGGGCGAGGAGGTAATTTGCTTTGCAAGGATGCCTTTAATTCAAAATACATGGTCTGGAACTCCTTTCGCAgatccgaaaattgttcttccTCATCTTCTAAAACTTCGATTTCGTCTTGAATCACCTCAAATTCTCGCCACAATGCATCAAGACGTTCAATGCGCACCGGCAATTGATCACAGTGCATGACATCGAATTGTTCGTTGAACGATTTTATCAGTTCAGCGGAACCTAATACGTTGGTCCGCCTacggtgcaacaactttaatttcGTCATCTTTGTTGCAACAGCCTTAGCTTTCTTTGGCGGAGTCATTTTGCACAAACTATCCCAACACCAAAATAATGAAACGGGTTACCTTAATCAGCGTTGGTGTATACGGACGAATTTACCTATCCGCCAACTGTGTCTGGTGAAGATTTTACCTACTGCTACCTCTCCTGAAGGGCGACAGATAGGGAGTGACTTTTACTTGCTGCCGGACGACGACGGGTACTGCTGCTGCAAGATGGTTATTACACCACGATGGTAATCACTTGTGCTGCTGCTCCGATGACTAATCCGTATCAAACGGACGAGAAAACAATGATCCTCCTGCACGATAATCACGTGGTGATTCGACCCGAACAATGGAGGTTAGCTTCAGCACTCGTGACGGATGGGACTGCAACTCTAGTCCCGGGTTTCGGCACCAAAAAATGTTTGTCACAATGCTATACGTCCGGCACTACTGTTCACCCTTTCACAGTCAGGATAGTTAATTTGTACGACCAGGCACTCGCGAGAAAGGTTGACTGAATTGTCACGAGGAATTTCGATTATTAATAACGACACGAGACTGGCTTGTGTTCTGTTCGACTTACTTTTAATAACTGTCTGTCCTGTTTAATTGTACATTTTATTCGTGTGGATctattgtgtgtatgtgtgttgaTTGAGCGGATGTTGAGTGATTGCGTTTGCGTTTCGAGGTAAGTATGATAATTGTGGTAATGGTACAATAGGGTGTGTtatagaatttaattttatttaaacggTAAGTATTTTGTTCAGGTAAGTATCCCTTTTTTCAGGTTGCTGAGATAGAATCGCCAAcacagtcaaaacggcaacactccctttatgatgatttcaacactacaCAACACAacaattttggcaaccgcttccacaggcagcactttaaatgactcctattatgttttgaaaacaaaccgtatgtcgatcgttggatttgtttatcaaacgatgcgcatttcgaaacaaagatatgaaataattttaaagcttgtttttactcatacatattctctagaatgcacctcacaatcacgattgaaccaaattctgacgaaaattgacatttcttttttgatagatgtacaatacttatctcctccaactgaggcgtgagtaatgtttatttacattgcacgattggtctgctcaataaggtatttttggc carries:
- the LOC131686981 gene encoding uncharacterized protein LOC131686981, with amino-acid sequence MTPPKKAKAVATKMTKLKLLHRRRTNVLGSAELIKSFNEQFDVMHCDQLPVRIERLDALWREFEVIQDEIEVLEDEEEQFSDLRKEFQTMYFELKASLQSKLPPRPSTSVTSSVQTQPIAHIRLPEISLKQFSGRFDDWVSFRDLFVSLIHNNQQLSAVQKLHYLRATLSGEAAGIISSLELSANNYTVAWTMLKERFEHKTFLIKRHMSALLALSPVKKESSVKLSELADEFDRHVQLLDKLENAVEHWNSFLVERLSSCLDPVSLREWETQVTEVDKPTYKALLEFVHKRSRILQTLLLSQTGYTQTESKPSKPRLTTAHVASDNVPKCPSCKQAHLLFQCDQFRALPPQQRFEFVKKRGLCINCLKGTHLAKDCSSGSCKSCAKKHHSLLHLQPVSAPTAAGNSAAGTNSLSGAFHSHLESSVGHTPPVGFSVASPLVAPSSSSSSYTHSFPIGIAPSSPVNSFGIVNPPPGPSCKSAEVNTQVRNNLVMLSTAVIKVKDADDKYQFARALLDSGSQPSFITEALCQKLRLKRIKLNSPVSGIGQSTLTVHHGVMLSLASRFGEFKYNLDCLVLPKLTVSLPSHHIDVSRWRIPRNLPLADPQFNVSQGVDIIIGAELFFNLLDNQQLSLAAGYPILQKTVLGYIVCGKVAEPVSEPTVTQCSHVCAEDPLDSQLERFWEIENFDDGKAFTSDEQFCEDHFTDTVSRDQEGRYQVRLPMRQEMLSMLGDSYTPALRRFLSMEKKFVADEALRQEYKQFMQEYDRLGHMEVLSRASCSPQFFLPHHAIHRPESSTTKIRVVFDGSSRGSTQLSLNDVLYAGPTVQPALYSTVINFRLPRFAITADVEKMFRQILVHPEDRRYQQILWRNDPSEPIRTYQLRTVTYGLASSPYHATRILNQLATDEGERFPLAVPIIQKGTYVDDVLSGHDDHQIARYSCKQLMEMLQTAGFVLRKWASNDPSILVDVPPELWDSSPELEIDRSSAVKTLGLLWFPQPDTFKFKFPTLPELGVVSKRIVVSEMARLFDPLGLLGPVIMNAKMFVQQLWAENLPWDNELSEEQSLWWKKYRTDIHHLQSVEIPRRVLVNASRQYSLHCFCDASKRGYGCCVYVISPDDTGMLHSRLLTSKSRVAPLRGQTIPRLELSAALLGSQLMDNLQRMTEFKGPVTFWTDSTIVLHWIKSQSSSWKVFVSNRAAEVQRLTKGSQWRHVPTEMNPADRISRGSLPSDLLDDKLWWHGPSFVTTPVEQWPQCVVSLPDNHVIQEESRTVVALHVSHADSTFCDRFSDLAKLVRTVAYCYRFYNNCKLPISERITEALASSNCQFALKILVRLAQATAFPAEVRLYQNNQRCVVNSKELGSKSLLRNLNCLMDDFGLLRLDGRLRYKNAPFDTRFPMILPADHKLTWLIARSLHVQTLHAGPTLLLATIRQRFWPLRGRHLARRVVRNCITCYRCNPRCSNQQMAPLPSVRVTPARAFAYSGMDYCGPFLVRPLVGRGASVKIYVALFVCLVVKAVHLEVVADLTSVACVNAVKRFVARRGQVFELHCDNATAFVGADRELKAARQAFREQFRSKQWDEYCTTSGITFRFIPARSPHFGGLWEAGIKSFKYHFRRIMGCKAFNMDQLLTVVAQIESVLNSRPLAPLSDSPDDTSALTPGHFLIGEPLFSIPEPDLCDLDTKRLSRLQDMKRSAQDLWRRWSRDYLSQLQQRSKWKKETADVEVGQLVLMKQDNTPSLQWPLGRITETIVGPDGHVRVVVVKTAAGTYKRAVTEIAVLPIDEENSQLAVETDSFNGGRHVGDSISAT